From the genome of Brassica oleracea var. oleracea cultivar TO1000 chromosome C4, BOL, whole genome shotgun sequence:
ACTACATGAAGTACTACATGAAGTCGTGAAGTACTACATGAAGTCGTACAAGAAGTGCTACGTCCTGAAGAAAAACAACTCCTCAAGGTGTCCATGTACTAATCGTGAAGTACTACATGAAGTCGTGAAGTACTACATGAAGTCGTACAAGAAGTGCTACGTCCTGAAGAAAAACAACTCCTCAAGGTGTCCATGTACTAATCGTGAAGTACTACATGAAGTCGTGAAGTACTACATGAAGTCGTACAAGAAGTGCTACGTCAAGTGAAGCTGTGTAGCTGACTTAAAGACTGGACTTGAAGCCGACGTAGAGCTAAACTACAAGATACTTGGAGGCTAAGCAAGCTATGATTTACCTTGGAGAAAGGTAAATCATCAAGGGAAGATTTTCCAAAGGCTTTGAAGAAGTTTTGGAAATATTCCATAAAGGAAGATTTGTGAATATCTCTTCCTTGAGAAGTTGGCAAGGATAAGCCACGAAATCTACATGTATAAGTAGACAGAGACGTGCCTTGGGATAGGTACCACCTCAAGAGAAGGCCGTAAGCATAAGGGCTTTGGTGTTGAATTAGAGTAGACACAAAGCATAAGGGATAGGGGTCATGAAGGGGTCATGAGGGGGTCAGAGGGGTTCTTGGGTTAGTTTGATCTAGGAACGTGTTAGGCTAGTGTCTCTGTCTGGAGTGTGACATGTTAGTCAACTCGGAAGAGAGCTAGTAAGGCATTTTATCTATGTAAAAATAAACCTTCATTGTAATCCTGCTGTAGTACTTTGTGAAATAAATAAGAGCATTATACTTGTATGTATTACTCTCTGTAACAGACCCGTCTTGCACCTTCAGGCTGCAACCAGAGGCCAGGAAAAAAGGGTTTTACAAGGAGAAAAGTTTCCCTCTACATGAATAACATATCAAGGAACAACACTTATGTATGCCTAGAAGAGTCCAAGTTGATTCAACAATTAGCTTACTCCAAAATGATAAACATTTCGGGGAGGATTGTATACCTTCTCTGACTCTGGCTTGAGTTGAGCTTTCAGATCACAGATAGCTAACTATACATGCAAATGCAGAAAACAATGTTTAACGACATTTAATGGTCAAGAAAACTTGTGATGGTATACAATAAGGGGAAATGCAAGTGATTTCTTACTTTCAATTGTGCAATTTCCAACTGAAAAGAGAGATAAATAACCGTCAAAAACTTGTTTAAGACCGACCTTCGCACATATTGATTGATAAAATACACAAGAAACTTATTATTATTCAACCTCTTCTTTCAAAGACTTGTCGGAAGATCTTAGAGTTTGGATGTAGTCAATCACATGTTAAGGTTCCGTAAGAAAAAAAAAACAAGACCATTTTGAGATCATCAGAAAAGGGTTTAGCATCAAATATACAAATCAAAGCTGAATGGAGAAAAAAAAAACTATAATATAACCAGGAGATTTTCTAGAGGGTACAAAAGATTCTTTCTGAAAAGCTGACTTCCACTTATCAAGCTCATTCTGACCAGAAACACACACGGAAACTAGTTAAGATCAGATCGGGTAGAAGAAGATGCAATCGGAGTAAATAGAAAGAGTACTCGAGATGAAGCAAGCTCATGTTGAACACTCTGAAAACTGTCAAAGAACAATGAAGCAAGCTCGTCTTTAAGTTTCTCAAAACTGCCAGAGACCAATGCTGAAGCAAGCTCCTCTTTAAAATCCTCAAGACTGCCAACAGAGAAAGAAAGAGGTTACGTCATTACACGAGAAAGCAAAACACTCTTTCAATACGCATCGGGTCGGGTTAACCCTGTTCGCAAGTCTTACTTTACACGTGTAATTCGTTCCTTTTCCCAGGATTAAAATGTCAAAATTAAAGAGAACGTGTGTGGTAATTTTTGTATTGTTCTTTTGATTTTGTTATAAATATGGAGTGGATTGCCATTAACCAGACCCGGTCCAAGACCGACCCAATACCTAGAAGATGGAAAGAGGGCCGAAGCCATAGAGAGAGAAGAGAGAGAACCGACTTTAGGAGAGAGAGAGACGGCCACAAAGCTTGGAGAAAAGGAAACCCTTTCCTTTCCTAGTAGATGTAAGCTTTCCATTGTTATGTATTAGTAGTTTTCCTAATCCTAGTGAGTTTAGGATTTGGATACTTTCTATTTATCTTTATCTTGTAATCCTTATATAAAGGAACATCTATTGATCATTAATAACATAGAAATATTCAGTCTCTAAACTCTCTAATTACAACACGTTATCAGCACGATAGACTCCAAAACCCTGAGACAAAACCTAACCTAAAATCCGTCACACATAAACCCTAAATCAGGCGCAACTTAAGATCGATCTATCTCTCAAACCCTGAGGAACCAGACGACGAGCCACATATAAAATTGATGCTCTTGACAAGACGGATCCATCAGCGCAAACCGTTTGTCGATCCGATCTCAGACGCGCCCACACTCGTAGAAACAATACGCGGCGCCGTCTTGGTCTTTTGGAACCCTAATCCGAACCAAAAAGATTTTCTAGCCAAATTCAAATCCTGTGAAAGATAAGTTTATCATACCTTAGTTGTTTGATGATATCTTGTTCAGATTATGGTGTTCATGTAATCTAATACTCCTTGTTTTTATTTCATGAGCTGAGAGGAGTTGGTGCAAAGATCTAATCCCGAAGAACCCTAACTTGTTCTTGCTTCCGTTCCGGCTTGCAAACACCTGATCAGCTAAAGCCCTTAAGCGTTCCTGATCCTAGACATTCGCAGTTTCATGTTCACAACAGAGCCAGCCCACGTTCGCATCACAGCCAACTCGCAATTCAGATCAGCCACTTGCAAAGGCAGCAGCTCGCGAACTAGATAAGAAAAAGACGCGTCCCGATCGCATCTGACTACCTCAGCACACATCCGTGACCGGACGCAAGACCGTTCCAGACAGCTCGCGTCCCGTCCCATCTTGCGACCCCTTAAAATCCTAAAGACCTTGAAACCTTAAACTTTAAAAGTTTAATATTGTTTTGAATGAAAGTTAGGTTGCTAGAGTGCTTGATTCTAAAATCTAATATTACCAACCTTGAAATTGGTAAAACTTAATAGATATGCAACTAAGCAATTGGATTGAATACACTTAGATTAATAATCCCGTTTTATATATGGCCGTGTGGCCTAATACATTGTTCATACTTACGGCCTTGTGACCTTGATTGATTAAAAGTCGTGTGGCTTAGTGAATATCAAAGTGACCGTGTGGCCTAGTATCCGGAAGGTTATAAACCAGATTGCATCATAATCCGATCCTTAAGATCGTTGTATCACATAACAATCGTGAAGCCTAGGCATCCCAATGCATCACAATGCAAATCTGTGTGGCTTAAGCATCATAAATAGACTTATGAAATCATGTGCACTGATTATTTAAATTGGTTGCAAGAATTCTAAATCATAAATTGATTAAATGATTTCAGATGTCGAGATTTGAGCCTTCGGATTATGCTGCCCTAAATCTCTCTGGAGATAATTATCAAGAATGGGAAATGAACACTTCAATTGCCCTGAAGTCTAGAGGACTCGGGAAATGTATCATTGAAGGAAATGATGAAACTGAAAGTGAAAAGCATAGAGCCATAACAATTATGCGCTACCATCTCACTGAGGAACTGAGAAATCAGTATGAAAATATAGAGGATCCTTGTGAACTTTGGACAAGACTAGAATCCAGATACTCAATGATATTTTGGCGAAAGACCATGAATGAATGGAAGCTTCTCAGGTTCCAGGATTTTGAATCCGTGGAAGAATATAATTCTGCTCTAATAAAAATCGCCCAGAGTCTTGAACTATGTGGTGAAGTGGTAACAGATGATGATTTATTATATAAAACATACTCCACATTCCATCCAAAGGATGTACTGTTATCACATAAGGCTAAAGGTTTCACAACCTATAATGACCTATTATCATACATATTTGCAATCAAGCAAAGAGAGCAGAAACTTAAAAATACTATTAGTCGATTTGAGAAACTTCAGAAAAGATACATTGAGCAACGAGATAGTGAGATGAGACTTCCTGAAGCCAATGGGGCTAGAAATGATAAGGAAGAATCCAAGAAAGCCGCCTGGGAAAATATAGATTGTGAGGCCGGCTTATACCTTGACTAAAGAAAGATCTCGACATGATAATTTTATTTTAAAGTCATTTTTTTGTGATTTGCTTTTAACCTACTTGATGATTTATGATTTTATATATACAATGGAATTGGTTTTGAATTCATTGTCTTGCCTGATCTTACTTNNNNNNNNNNNNNNNNNNNNNNNNNNNNNNNNNNNNNNNNNNNNNNNNNNNNNNNNNNNNNNNNNNNNNNNNNNNNNNNNNNNNNNNNNNNNNNNNNNNNNNNNNNNNNNNNNNNNNNNNNNNNNNNNNNNNNNNNNNNNNNNNNNNNNNNNNNNNNNNNNNNNNNNNNNNNNNNNNNNNNNNNNNNNNNNNNNNNNNNNNNNNNNNNNNNNNNNNNNNNNNNNNNNNNNNNNNNNNNNNNNNNNNNNNNNNNNNNNNNNNNNNNNNNNNNNNNNNNNNNNNNNNNNNNNNNNNNNNNNNNNNNNNNNNNNNNNNNNNNNNNNNNNNNNNNNNNNNNNNNNNNNNNNNNNNNNNNNNNNNNNNNNNNNNNNNNNNNNNNNNNNNNNNNNNNNNNNNNNNNNNNNNNNNNNNNNNNNNNNNNNNNNNNNNNNNNNNNNNNNNNNNNNNNNNNNNNNNNNNNNNNNNNNNNNNNNNNNNNNNNNNNNNNNNNNNNNNNNNNNNNNNNNNNNNNNNNNNNNNNNNNNNNNNNNNNNNNNNNNNNNNNNNNNNNNNNNNNNNNNNNNNNNNNNNNNNNNNNNNNNNNNNNNNNNNNNNNNNNNNNNNNNNNNNNNNNNNNNNNNNNNNNNNNNNNNNNNNNNNNNNNNNNNNNNNNNNNNNNNNNNNNNNNNNNNNNNNNNNNNNNNNNNNNNNNNNNNNNNNNTAAAGAGGCCATTACTCGGCCGAAGAGACCATGTTATGGTCGGCCGCAAAGACCATCACCTATAAACGGCTTGGCTATGACTTGGCCATGACTTGGCTCTATAGTGCAGGCTTGGCCGCATACAATCCATTACCTATAAAAGGTTCGGCCATGTAAGCCATTATCTATAAGACTAAGATTCTAAAATCTATAAGCTTGGAGACATTATGATTTACATGTATAGAATGATAATATGCATCAGGCCATATAAGTGAGCATAAATATTCCCATCTCAGATTGAATACGGGTCATAAAACCAGACATACACCATCTTAAGAGATTTTGAATAAACTACCACATATATACATGTGCCATCTAAGATGGAACCTCAGAAGAGGATTGGGAATATATAAGAATATGTCTTTCTCCCCGAAATCAAAAGGACCCAGAGCCAAAACATGGGTGATCAAATAGTGGTCAGGTACGGATTGCATGAAACAAATGAATCCGGATATTCAATATTAAAGGAGAACGATTATAAGCTAGACAAAGAAAGATTAGAAAGTAAAAGAATGATAAGAATGGTTTTTAACCATCATTGTCTTGGCATAACAGCTTTGTTCCTAAGCTGATTCACAGACTGAAACATAAAGCAGCTGCATATAGTATGTAAAAGAAATTGATCACGCATGATCATTGATCTTGGAGTGTATAAAAGACAATCCAATACAGTCCATATATTTGAAATTCCTTGTGATTATACTAAACCTAAAAGAGGTTAGTAGGCATAGAATAAATCTATGTAGGNNNNNNNNNNNNNNNNNNNNNNNNNNNNNNNNNNNNNNNNNNNNNNNNNNNNNNNNNNNNNNNNNNNNNNNNNNNNNNNNNNNNNNNNNNNNNNGACTAAGACGCGTCCGGCTTTTAAGACTAAAAGGCGTCTAGCCCTTCTTCTTGATCATGGGCTAGTAGAGACAAAAGATCAACCGGATACAAATGTATTGTAGTCCATAAGCTTGTGAGAACCGAGATCTATGACCTAATAATATACATTTCAGTGTGTGATATAATCCACGGCAACAGAGGTCATGAGACACCATCAAGAGATGGATAAAGGACTACAATGTCCGAGATAGATATGGTACTGCCTAAGGCAAANNNNNNNNNNNNNNNNNNNNNNNNNNNNNNNNNNNNNNNNNNNNNNNNNNNNNNNNNNNNNNNNNNNNNNNNNNNNNNNNNNNNNNNNNNNNNNNNNNNNNNNNNNNNNNNNNNNNNNNNNNNNNNNNNNNNNNNNNNNNNNNNNNNNNNNNNNNNNNNNNNNNNNNNNNNNNNNNNNNNNNNNNNNNNNNNNNNNNNNNNNNNNNNNNNNNNNNNNNNNNNNNNNNNNNNNNNNNNNNNNNNNNNNNNNNNNNNNNNNNNNNNNNNNNNNNNNNNNNNNNNNNNNNNNNNNNNNNNNNNNNNNNNNNNNNNNNNNNNNNNNNNNNNNNNNNNNNNNNNNNNNNNNNNNNNNNNNNNNNNNNNNNNNNNNNNNNNNNNNNNNNNNNNNNNNNNNNNNNNNNNNNNNNNNNNNNNNNNNNNNNNNNNAAGTGGTCTAGATACGGCTTAGTAATGAACTTGGCCGATTACTCCTTTCCTACATATACAGGAAAGATCACGCACCAGATGCGTAGAATGTAGAAACCTACACTGAGGTTCACATCAGGGGGAGTAGTGCGTGTTGTACTCTTTTTCCTTCATCATGGTTTTGTCCCACTGGATTTTCTTGATAAGGTTTTAATGAGGCAACATGAAGCGTACTACAAATCATGTGTGGTTATGGCATCCAAGGGGGAGTGTTATAAATCATGGAGTGGATTGCCCTTAACCAGGCCCGGTCCAAGACCGGCCCAATGCCTAGAATATGGAGAGACGGCTGAAGCCATAGAGAGAGGAGAGAGAGAGAGCCGACTTTAGGAGAGAGAGACGGCCACAAAACTTGGAGAAAAGGAAACCCTTTCTTTTTCGTAGTAGATGTAATCTTTTCATTATTATGTATTAGTAGTTTTCCTAATCCTAGTGAATTTAGGTTTTGGATACTTTCCATTTATCTTTATCTTGTAATCATTATATAAAGGAACCTTTATTGATCATTAATAACATAGAAATATCCAGTCTCTAAAGTCTCTAATTACAACAGATTTAAGGTTTTTGGAGTCTTCTTACAATTTTCTCAACAATAAATGGTAGTGGAGGAAAGCTGGAAGAATTGTTCAAGTGATCAAATGCGTCTAAAAATACACATTCTTCGTATTAATTATCGAAGTAAAAAAAAAGATGAGTTTTGTTTGTTTTTTTCTTTCTTATTGAATGAATGTAAAGGCATGGACGCATGCATGTGATCAAATCATTAATAAAATTATAGGCAGGTAGATAAATCCAATTCATTGATTAATCATTTTCTATATCATTTCGTGTAACATGCATGCAATTTGAGAGCATGTTTAATGAAGGAGTTCTATAAGATGGGTTCTTAACTCATTTCTTAGCTTTTAACTAAAAAAACTAAGAACCGACTCTTAAATATAGACGAATTCTTAGATTCCGTTATAAACTCCACCCTAAGAACCCCCATCAATCGTGATCTGAGTTTTGAACACTATATTGTATTAAAAGATCTCGAACCAAAAGCAAACGTAAACTGAAAAGACTTTACCTCACGCCAAGTTTGACTTCTTTCAACCCTTTTCATTAATAAGAGACTTGTATAAAGAAGCTGCGGATAATTTTTTTTTTTTGGTAAAAAAAAAGTGGTTTCACCTTTTTGCCGGGAACCCAAGCATTGTAAATAGTTCCTCTTACCATGAATTGAACTCGCGTGACGGTAATTACAGTCGTAACCCCTTTAACACTAGGCCAATTCAACGTTGGTGTTGCGGATAATTCAGATAGATATTCAAAGCAAGAAAAGAAAACGAGAGATAAGGAAAATAAAATGGCTGCCTTATCAGAGAAAGAAGCTGAAGCTTATCTCGACGCAAGGCCGAGATACCCGATGGATTGGTATAAGAAGATAGCCGCACGGACACAAGACCACAAGTTTGCTTGGGATGTCGGCACTGGTAGCGGTCAGGCTGCTATTGGGGTAAACCTTCTCATTATTATCTTCTTCTTTTTTGTTTTAAAAGATTTATATCTTCTCTCAAGACTTCGAAAAAAACTGAAACCTTCCGTTACTATATGGTCGAGTTAGCATATACATGATTTGCGATAGAATAGGCTGATAAATCCAGCAACAAGATAACTAGTTCACTTAGGAGGCTCTTTTATTGTTTCATGTTCATTATCCAAGAGGTAAGTCAAATTTAGTGCCGCACACTGATTGTTGTTCTTCGGGCTCTTGCATGGGTTTTTTATTTTATTATATGTATATTATATAATTTAATTTATTTGTGTGACTAGAATATATTATTGAATAAAAATTTTACTTTTAAAAAGATAATATAAAGATACAATCTTTTTCATTGATTAGAACTGATTGCAAATGAGCTTACGCAGATTTGGGAGAAAAGGCAAAACTGAAGAAGAGAAAAGAAATCGATATATGTTTTACTCACTTGGTCTCTGATTGATGAGTTTATTTTGTGAATATGTAGAAGAAAAAAAAGAACAGTTTAGTTGATATAGTTAGAAAATTTGTCATGCTAGTCTGCTGATTTTTATTACATAACAAAAACTAATCTTTGACAATTTCGAGAACTTTTTTTGACAAATATCAAGAACTTTCTATATTTTACAGCTTGTTGAGCATTACGAGAACGTGGTGGCTACTGATATAAATGAGGCACAACTTAAACGAGCAGTCAAACACTCAAGAATCAGCTACCATCACACTCCAAAACATATGTCAGGAGACGAAATGGTCGCTCTACTCGGAGGAGAAAACTCTGTGGACCTCATAGTTGCTGCACAGGCTGTCCATTTTTTCGACACAACCACATTTTACAACGTTGCAAAACGTGTTCTTCGCAAGGAAGGAGGCCTAATAGCCATTTGGGTCTACAACGATATCGTTATCTCCTCCGAGATCGATCCCATAATGAAGAGCCTTGTGGACTCTACTCTTCCTTTTAGAACTCCTATTATGAATTTGGCATTCGATAGTTATAAAACGCTGCCGTTTCCTTTTGAGAGCATAGGGATGGGGTCTGAAGGGAAGCCTGTTAGGCTAGATATTCCGCATAAGCTTTCGCTTAAAGGGTTTATAGGATTCTTGAGATCATGGCAGCCAGCGATGAAGGCCAAGGAGCAAGGAGTGGAGCTTGTCAATGAAGATCTAATAAACAAGTTTGAGGAGGCTTGGGGTGATGAAAACCAAGTTAATGATGTTTTCTACAAGGCTCATATGATTGTTGGGAAAATAAAGGTACCCATCCAATATGTTAATTAGGTTTTTCACATTTAAATAGCAATTAGTGATACTTATTAGCTTGTTGTTACTTGTCTTTTGAGCAGGAAGTGAAATGTGAATCGGAACAAGTGTCTAAAGATGGTAACGAAGATCTCTTGCACCAAACGGAGGTTGGGAAAAAACAAGAAAGGCGACAACCATCTGATGAAGAAAAAAGACAAATTAAGAAACAAAATACAAGGGAAGATCGATGAGGCATGCTAGAGAAAAAATATGCACTACCTCTTGTTATAAACATAAGTATTTGTAAATTAGTTAAAATTTGAATCATCGTCAGTATTTTGGTAATATTTCAATATATAAGGGGTTTAAATAAATTATTAATAAACCATTTGAGAAAGTAATTAACTAATGTTTATGTTTTAGCTATCAATAACTTCAACGCCGTTGGATCTTGCACAAACCTGGACTATGATAGACTTGAGAATTGTAGGAACATGCCTGTCAAAATTACTGGATTTGTCCAACATAGTTTTTGTAATTTTTGGTAAATAGTTTTATTACCATTCGGTGATGACTTAAGACACTTTTGTATTGGTTGAGAGTTACTATTTATTGTTGGTATTTATATAAGAGGCCACATATTATTATTTTCTGTGCTTTCGGACACTCCAAGTTATGGTTTTTCAAAAAAAAAAAAATTTACTGGATTTGGATGTTTGGAAGAAAATTAATTACTAACGTTAGATGGACCATGCTAGATATACTATATGGCGTTGGGACACTAAAACATGAATTAAAAAATACTACAATACACAATGTTTTAACAAATTGTCACTCATTTTTTACTCTTTTCTTTATGTAAATGCTACTAATATTTTACATTGAGTAAATTAGCACAACGTAGGTGGCAATATATTTGCTTATGCTTAAACACCATGTAGAGAGCATTTGAAGTCAGCATCACTTTTTTGAATTATGATTTCTTTTGGCTAAAGTTATTTTGTGATAATATAAAATTCCCATGTTTCGAGAGTTGTGAAAAAGCTATAGTAAAAAGGTTATATTCTATAGACAGTTGGAGGTCAATTATTTATTTTTTTGTAAAATAAATGAAACTTGATTATTTTAAATCATCAACTTGTTTAT
Proteins encoded in this window:
- the LOC106340869 gene encoding uncharacterized protein LOC106340869, which gives rise to MAALSEKEAEAYLDARPRYPMDWYKKIAARTQDHKFAWDVGTGSGQAAIGLVEHYENVVATDINEAQLKRAVKHSRISYHHTPKHMSGDEMVALLGGENSVDLIVAAQAVHFFDTTTFYNVAKRVLRKEGGLIAIWVYNDIVISSEIDPIMKSLVDSTLPFRTPIMNLAFDSYKTLPFPFESIGMGSEGKPVRLDIPHKLSLKGFIGFLRSWQPAMKAKEQGVELVNEDLINKFEEAWGDENQVNDVFYKAHMIVGKIKEVKCESEQVSKDGNEDLLHQTEVGKKQERRQPSDEEKRQIKKQNTREDR